The Paenibacillus spongiae nucleotide sequence GTACAGCCATCCGCTCCTTCCGCATGTCTTTGCCGAATATGCGGATCTGGCCCCGCGTCGGCTTGGCCAGGCCGAGCAGCATACGGATCGTCGTTGTCTTCCCGGCGCCGTTAGGTCCGAGGAAGCCGTAGATATCCCCTTTCTTTATTTTCAAATTCAAATTGTTGACGACGGCTTTGCCGCCCAGCTTTTTCGTTAAACCTTCCGTTTGCATGATCCATTCATTCACTTTAATCACCTCGGTATTTATCGTAACGGATGAAGTTTAAAGCGAATGTGCACCGGCGTTTAAAATCCGTTTAAAAAACGCTGCGGAACCTCCAGTGCGGCTGCCTCGAAACGAAAAAAGAGCCTCCGCGCCACGGCTCACGTGGTTTGGAGACTCTTAACGCCGATTCGTTCTACCTTCATGATCGTAATGGTCGTTCCGGTTTCGCCGCTTATAACCTCGCTGCGAAGCCCCATTTCCTTCAGCATCAGCGAGGCGATCGACAAGCCCAGCCCTGCGCCCTTCTCGTTGGAGTCGCCGCCCATCCCCGGTCCGCGGTCGGCGATGACGATTCGGCCTCCCAACTCGGCGCTTACCTCCAGCCGGACATACCGGCCCGCCTTGGCGTGGCGTATCGCGTTCTGGAAGTAATTGTCCAGCACCCGTTCCAGCCACTCGGGATCGACCGTCCAGTGGACCGACTCCTCCGGCAGATCAAGCTCGATCGTGAAGCCTTCCTGCTCGAATACCGGATACCAGCCTGCGAACGACGTCCTGGCCATCCGCACAATATCGAAGGAGCGCGGACGGTAGGGGTATTTGCCCGCCGAGAGCAGGGAGTAGGAGAAAAGGTTCTCGATCAGCTGACTCAGATAGACGATTTTGCGGTCGATCAGATCAATCGATTCCTTGCCGCGTTCCGTCAGCGGCTCGCTTCGAAGACTATAGGCATGGCTGCGGATCGTCGTTAGCGGGGTACGCAGATCATGCGACAGCTTGGCAATCAGCTCCTTGCGAAGCGCTTCCTCCTCGGCCTCCCGCAGACGGCTGCTCTCCAGCTTCTCGACCATCCCGTTGAACGCGCTCTCCAGACGGCCGATCTCATCCATATTCAGCACGTCGACAGCACCCGGAATTCCGCTTCCGCTCGGCTCGGTCATCGCGGTCTGCAGCCGTACGAGCCGCTTGCGGATCCGATAGAAGAAGAGCAGGGAAATAAACAGGAATAAGCCCAGAACGAGAAAGGTGCCTCCTATAAAGATCGTATTGTAATTGTCCTGAATGTCCTGGCCCACCGGCTTCATGACCGTGCGCGGCAGCTGGAAGACCATGAACCCGCCCTGCTGCTTGCCTCCGATGAAAGCTACAATCGTAAACGGATTCCCGTTAAAGCCCTCTTTCATGAATTGAACCGTATACGAAGGCGTCCACACCTTCGGAAGCTTAGGATTCGCCGGCAGCTGCAGGCGCGTCGCTCCCGACTCGTCCACCCAGAACATGGCCGCCTTCGGATACTTCTCCTTGAGCGCGCGCAGGCGGCGGTCGATTTCGGAGTCTTCCGCATCCTTCAGCTTGCCCGCCTCCGCATGCCACATCCGCTCTAACTTCAAGCCGTCCTTATACATCTCATTCTCGGCAATGAATGCATCATTGCCGCTGAGCGTCATCGGCAAATAGATCAGAACCATCATGATCGGGAATGTAAACGGAAGCAGCACAAGGGCAATCAGAATAATAAGCAAATACTTCGAAAGCAGCGAATTCTTCAGCTTAAAAAACTTCATTGCTTCACCCGGTAGCCCAGCCCGCGGATCGTCTCGATAATCGTCGGATTGCCCGGGTCCAGCTCGATTCGCTCCCGCAGATAACGAATATGGACCATGACGGTTTTGTCGCCTTCCATGTAGGGCTCCCCCCAGACCGCTTCATAAATTTGCTCTTTGGTCATAATTTGGTTGGGATGCTTCAGAAAATACATTAAAATTTGCAGCTGCTTGGCGGTCAGCGGTATTTCCTCGCCCGTCCGGCTATCCGTCACCGTCTGCTGATCCGGCCGTACGACGAGATGGCCCAGTCTTACCTCCTGCCCCCCGGTCTGCCCGAACCGGCGAAGCAGCACATCAAGCCTCGCCGCCAGCTCATCCGGGTGAAACGGCTTGGTCAAATAGTCGTCGGCAAACTGCAGCCCCTGCAGCTTATCGTCAACGGACGACCGGGCGGACAGCATCAGGACCGGCACGCCCGGCGCTTCCTTCTTCAGGCGCTGCCCGACCGTGAAGCCGTCCAGCCCCGGGAGCATCACATCGAGCACGACAATATCCGCCGCATGCACCCGCTCCGATGCGCCTTCGCCGGAGGTCAGCCATTCCACCGTATAGCCGCGCTTCTCCAGATCGCCGGCCGTCCAACGGCCGATTTCCAAATCGTCTTCAATATAGAGAACATTCGTCATTGCATTCACCACGTTCGTTTTTTCTAACCATGATAGAGAAACCTCATTCAAAAAGAAAGTTAAATTTCGTGCATTTCCTAGATTTCGCATGAATGACGGCTCTAGTGTCCGTTACAAGTCCAATTCGGCTCCATATCCAATAGCGCATCCGATGTCCATTCCAGCCCACTTTCATTACACGGTATACGGACATAGCTATATAGCCCCCTAATCCACTTGGACACTTCACCCACTTCAGATACACTAATAGATAAGCAGGTGAAGGTTCATGAAGAGACGGTTTCGGTGCCCCGTTCAAGTGAAGAAGGAGTTAGTGGTTGAAGTGTTATCCGGTTATCGAACAGAAGTGGTAGCACGTCAACACGGAATGTCCCCAAAAACGCTTAGTAACTGGGTCCGGCAATACCAGGATGAGGTGGACGAACTGATGGCAAAGAAACGTGACGATGCAGAAAAACTAAAGCAAGATGCAGCCGAACTGGAGGAGCTCCAGCAACGATATGACCAAGCGATCAAGCAGCTGGGTGAGAAGGAATTAGAGCTCAGCATATTAAGAGAGCTGGTAAAAAAAGCACCCCGACTGGAGACAGCGCTAGCATGGATTGAACGAGGTCATCCCGTTCGGACAGTGCTACGAATCTGTGATGTGCCTCGCTCCACGTATTACTACCACTTGCGGCATCCTGAAAGGCGGAAGCCTGTAAGTACGGGACGTTCGATTCCGGGCTATTCGTACGATAAAACAGGAAAAGTTGTCAGCGATATTCGGATAAAGACGTATTTACGACGTCTGTTTCAAGGGCTCAACGCATCTTTTGGCTACCGGAAAATGACCGTCTTGTTGCGTCGGAGATACCGGTTGGTCATCAACAAGAAGAAAGTGTACCGGCTTTGCAAGGAACTTCACCTACTTGCTCCACAGCGAGAAACAAGCCATTCCGTACCCAAAAAGATCGCGAATAACCGGACCGTTACAGGACCGAACCAACTGTGGCAGTTGGATATTAAGTACGGGTATATCGCCGGAATGCGCCGACACTTCTACCTTGCAAGCATCATCGATGTGTTCGACCGTGCCATTGTGGCGTACCATCGGGGCAAAACATGCAGCACAAGTGATGTCATAAGGACGGTACAAAAAGCCTTACTGAAACGTAACATACATGAGCAAGCTGACAAGCTGGTGATTCGGACGGACAATGGGCCTCAGTTCATTAGCAAAGCCTTCTATGCCTTTTGTGAGCAGGCAGGCGTTGAGCATGAGCGTATCCCGAACCAAA carries:
- a CDS encoding HAMP domain-containing sensor histidine kinase, whose product is MKFFKLKNSLLSKYLLIILIALVLLPFTFPIMMVLIYLPMTLSGNDAFIAENEMYKDGLKLERMWHAEAGKLKDAEDSEIDRRLRALKEKYPKAAMFWVDESGATRLQLPANPKLPKVWTPSYTVQFMKEGFNGNPFTIVAFIGGKQQGGFMVFQLPRTVMKPVGQDIQDNYNTIFIGGTFLVLGLFLFISLLFFYRIRKRLVRLQTAMTEPSGSGIPGAVDVLNMDEIGRLESAFNGMVEKLESSRLREAEEEALRKELIAKLSHDLRTPLTTIRSHAYSLRSEPLTERGKESIDLIDRKIVYLSQLIENLFSYSLLSAGKYPYRPRSFDIVRMARTSFAGWYPVFEQEGFTIELDLPEESVHWTVDPEWLERVLDNYFQNAIRHAKAGRYVRLEVSAELGGRIVIADRGPGMGGDSNEKGAGLGLSIASLMLKEMGLRSEVISGETGTTITIMKVERIGVKSLQTT
- a CDS encoding response regulator transcription factor; translated protein: MTNVLYIEDDLEIGRWTAGDLEKRGYTVEWLTSGEGASERVHAADIVVLDVMLPGLDGFTVGQRLKKEAPGVPVLMLSARSSVDDKLQGLQFADDYLTKPFHPDELAARLDVLLRRFGQTGGQEVRLGHLVVRPDQQTVTDSRTGEEIPLTAKQLQILMYFLKHPNQIMTKEQIYEAVWGEPYMEGDKTVMVHIRYLRERIELDPGNPTIIETIRGLGYRVKQ
- a CDS encoding IS3 family transposase, producing the protein MKRRFRCPVQVKKELVVEVLSGYRTEVVARQHGMSPKTLSNWVRQYQDEVDELMAKKRDDAEKLKQDAAELEELQQRYDQAIKQLGEKELELSILRELVKKAPRLETALAWIERGHPVRTVLRICDVPRSTYYYHLRHPERRKPVSTGRSIPGYSYDKTGKVVSDIRIKTYLRRLFQGLNASFGYRKMTVLLRRRYRLVINKKKVYRLCKELHLLAPQRETSHSVPKKIANNRTVTGPNQLWQLDIKYGYIAGMRRHFYLASIIDVFDRAIVAYHRGKTCSTSDVIRTVQKALLKRNIHEQADKLVIRTDNGPQFISKAFYAFCEQAGVEHERIPNQTPNKNAYIESFHSILERECYLRNCFERYEEAFAEVDRFIRYYNNDRIHGSLKDWPPKEYLRLVTSGALKPKEIAL